A single window of Macaca mulatta isolate MMU2019108-1 chromosome 17, T2T-MMU8v2.0, whole genome shotgun sequence DNA harbors:
- the RNF113B gene encoding RING finger protein 113B, protein MAAPPSPGRTADQADQVCTFLFKKPGRKGAAGLRKRPACDSEHGDSSGSGDDGDAVARPPRVAPRPRGLHSCQKAAAHGDRRGEEAAPESLGIVYRSTRSAKPVGPEDMGATADFERDTEKEHHTQTIFKRSQRVQEALWGREHDQIYRGINSYPRYLKPRDTSMGNSFSGMARKGPIRAPGHLRATVRWDYQPDICKDYKETGFCGFGDSCKFLHDRSDYKHGWEIERELEEGRYGICQDENHEVESEEEEIPFRCFICRQAFQNPVVTKCRHYFCESCALEHFRATPRCYICDQSTGGIFNPAKELMAKLQKLRVAEGGSNSHFTEDPGEGPIPMA, encoded by the coding sequence ATGGCAGCACCACCTTCTCCAGGAAGGACGGCCGACCAGGCAGACCAGGTATGCACCTTCCTCTTCAAAAAGCCTGGGCGGAAAGGGGCTGCAGGCCTCAGAAAGCGCCCGGCCTGCGACTCCGAGCATGGAGATAGCAGCGGCAGCGGGGACGACGGCGACGCAGTGGCTCGGCCCCCGCGGGTGGCACCGAGGCCCCGGGGCCTCCACAGCTGTCAGAAGGCGGCGGCTCACGGCGACCGGAGGGGCGAGGAGGCAGCACCTGAGAGCCTCGGCATAGTGTACAGGTCCACCCGCTCGGCGAAGCCTGTGGGGCCGGAGGACATGGGGGCCACCGCTGACTTCGAGCGGGACACCGAGAAGGAGCACCATACGCAGACCATCTTCAAACGCAGCCAGCGGGTCCAGGAGGCATTGTGGGGCCGGGAGCACGACCAGATCTACCGGGGAATCAACAGCTACCCGAGGTACCTGAAGCCCAGGGACACGTCCATGGGCAACTCCTTCTCGGGGATGGCGAGGAAGGGCCCCATCCGTGCGCCCGGGCACCTGCGCGCCACTGTGCGCTGGGATTACCAGCCCGACATCTGCAAGGACTACAAGGAGACCGGTTTCTGCGGCTTCGGGGACAGCTGCAAATTCCTCCACGACCGTTCCGATTACAAACACGGGTGGGAGATTGAACGGGAGCTTGAAGAGGGTCGCTACGGTATCTGCCAGGATGAAAACCATGAAGTAGAAAGCGAGGAagaggaaataccattcaggtgTTTTATATGTCGCCAGGCCTTCCAAAACCCAGTCGTCACCAAGTGCAGGCATTACTTCTGCGAAAGCTGCGCGCTGGAGCATTTCCGGGCCACCCCGCGCTGCTACATCTGTGACCAGTCAACCGGTGGCATCTTTAACCCCGCCAAAGAACTGATGGCAAAACTGCAAAAGCTTCGGGTTGCGGAAGGTGGGAGcaattcccatttcacagaagacCCAGGTGAGGGTCCAATTCCCATGGCTTAG